From a region of the Pseudomonadaceae bacterium SI-3 genome:
- a CDS encoding DUF2064 domain-containing protein, with protein MTTKQTPPDDAALVLICKRPALGHGKQRLAVHIGVERALNIAEHLLDCALEDLRSWHGPVVIAPDQRDACDWAAQLMPQALCLAQTAGNLGERINNLDHSLRGLGHRQLLYIGSDAPALTPDDYQRVHAALGTHDTVLVAARDGGVVLMASKLPWPDLAALPWSTPELGHALADACRRVGHSVALSGESFDIDEQADLPLAAQALADDPRAARRRLLQTLNNLEGLRR; from the coding sequence ATGACTACGAAGCAAACCCCTCCTGACGACGCAGCGCTGGTCCTCATCTGCAAGCGACCTGCCCTTGGCCACGGCAAACAGCGCCTGGCCGTGCACATCGGTGTCGAGCGAGCCTTGAATATCGCCGAGCATCTGCTTGATTGCGCACTGGAAGACCTGCGCAGCTGGCACGGGCCGGTCGTCATTGCCCCCGATCAGAGGGATGCGTGTGACTGGGCCGCACAGCTGATGCCGCAGGCTCTGTGTCTGGCGCAAACTGCCGGCAACCTGGGCGAACGAATCAACAACCTGGACCACAGCTTGCGCGGCCTCGGCCATCGGCAGCTTCTGTACATCGGAAGCGACGCCCCAGCGCTCACACCGGATGACTATCAGCGGGTACACGCTGCGTTGGGGACACACGATACGGTGCTCGTGGCTGCGCGAGACGGTGGGGTGGTGCTGATGGCGTCGAAACTTCCCTGGCCGGATCTAGCTGCCTTGCCGTGGAGCACCCCTGAACTGGGTCACGCACTGGCGGACGCATGCCGTCGGGTGGGTCATTCGGTTGCGCTCAGCGGGGAATCGTTCGATATCGACGAACAAGCGGACCTGCCTCTTGCAGCCCAAGCGCTCGCCGACGACCCCAGAGCAGCGAGGCGAAGACTGCTACAAACGCTGAACAATCTTGAGGGACTGCGACGGTGA